In Methanothrix sp., a genomic segment contains:
- a CDS encoding 3-isopropylmalate dehydratase large subunit yields the protein MASISQKILSRASGHPGIAEPGEIVEADIDYAMSHDGTSVLAIRSFREMGSERVWDPERVVVPFDHIVPANNETAADLQREVREWAREQRISHLFDCGTGVCHQVFPEQGFALPGLLLVGADSHSCTYGAFGAFGTGVGATDMAEIYSSGRLWFRVPQTLEVRVVGEAAPSVSAKDIALLVIGDLGADGATYKAIEYTGPAIEDLSISGRMTLCNLGVEMGAKAAIVPPDERTEQWLRGRARRPYTPVHSDPGSYQKTYDYDITELEPQVAVPFRVDNVRPVSELAGLEIDQVFIGTCTNGRLEDLEVAARILKGKRVAVRTLVIPASREVLLDALRGGIIQTLVEAGAMIGPPGCGPCLGAHMGVLAEGEICVSTSNRNFPGRMGKGGLVYLASPATAAASALQGRLAIPEVGR from the coding sequence TTGGCGAGCATAAGCCAGAAGATCCTCTCCCGTGCCTCCGGCCATCCCGGGATAGCAGAGCCCGGGGAGATCGTGGAGGCGGATATAGATTATGCCATGTCCCATGACGGGACATCTGTCCTGGCCATCCGATCCTTCCGGGAGATGGGCTCGGAGAGGGTCTGGGATCCGGAGAGGGTGGTTGTGCCCTTCGATCACATCGTGCCTGCAAACAATGAAACTGCAGCCGATCTGCAAAGAGAGGTGAGGGAGTGGGCAAGAGAGCAGAGGATATCTCACCTCTTCGACTGCGGTACTGGGGTCTGCCATCAGGTCTTCCCCGAGCAGGGCTTCGCCCTTCCCGGCCTGCTCCTGGTGGGAGCTGACTCCCATTCCTGCACCTATGGCGCTTTTGGAGCCTTTGGTACTGGCGTTGGAGCCACTGACATGGCCGAGATCTACTCAAGCGGCCGGCTCTGGTTCCGGGTGCCCCAGACCCTGGAGGTGCGGGTGGTGGGAGAGGCAGCTCCTTCTGTCTCTGCCAAGGATATCGCTCTCCTGGTGATAGGAGATCTGGGTGCAGATGGCGCCACCTACAAGGCAATCGAGTATACCGGTCCCGCCATAGAGGATCTGAGCATATCCGGGAGGATGACCCTCTGCAATCTGGGTGTGGAGATGGGGGCCAAGGCGGCCATCGTCCCGCCGGATGAGAGGACAGAGCAGTGGCTCCGCGGCCGGGCCCGCCGGCCTTACACCCCTGTCCACTCCGATCCGGGCTCATACCAGAAAACATACGATTACGATATAACTGAGCTTGAGCCTCAGGTAGCAGTCCCCTTCCGGGTGGATAACGTCCGGCCGGTCTCGGAATTGGCTGGGCTGGAGATAGATCAGGTCTTCATAGGAACCTGCACCAACGGCAGGCTGGAGGACCTGGAGGTGGCGGCCAGGATATTGAAGGGAAAGAGGGTCGCAGTCAGAACCCTGGTGATACCGGCATCAAGAGAGGTTCTGCTCGATGCGCTGCGAGGCGGTATCATCCAGACTCTGGTGGAGGCAGGAGCTATGATCGGACCTCCCGGATGCGGTCCCTGCCTGGGAGCTCATATGGGGGTTCTGGCGGAGGGAGAGATATGCGTCTCCACCTCCAACCGGAACTTCCCGGGAAGAATGGGCAAAGGGGGTCTGGTCTATCTGGCCAGCCCTGCTACTGCTGCTGCTTCTGCTCTCCAGGGCCGTCTGGCCATCCCCGAGGTTGGCAGATGA
- a CDS encoding citrate/2-methylcitrate synthase: MSRKEYILFDKDSKAFVYGYQTNAIQRMLDFDYICKRESPSISAIINPSRAGIHKAFWGTKEIILPMYKSISQAAAACSEADVMVNFASHRSAFETTMEALAEDTIRVVAVIAEGVPERQSRVMAATARKLNKIVIGPATVGGMAAGAFRIGNTAGTIENIIASKLYRPGCVGFVSKSGGMLNEAFNIISRNTDGIYEGVAIGGDRYPGSNMLDHILRYEKNPAIKMIACLGELGGEDEYMIIQALKDKRITKPLVAWVTGTCSPFLPASVQFGHAGAKADTEKETAQAKNDAFRQAGAYVPRSFDDYGDVVRQVYEMLLSQGIVQRFEEPEVPFIPADYSKALASGEIRKPTTFICTISDDSGEELLYAGRRLSDVLDRRMGIGGVIGLLWFKKELPDYAAKFIELVIQIVADHGPAVSGAHNAIVASCAGKDLISSLCSGLLTIGPRFGGAIDDAAREFKRAQETGLAPEQFVNEMKRKGINIPGIGHKIKSVKNPDKRVQLLISYARAHFPSTELLDYALLVEELTTAKKGNLILNVDGCIGILFIDLMSSCGAFSKEEIDEVVRLGYLNGLFALGRSIGLIGHILDQKRLGSRLYRHPAEDIAYMMPSEEEIQCRPSDRIEDRQKGV; this comes from the coding sequence ATGAGCAGGAAAGAATACATTCTCTTTGATAAAGATTCAAAGGCATTTGTCTATGGCTATCAGACCAATGCCATCCAGCGCATGCTGGACTTCGACTACATCTGCAAACGCGAGTCGCCCAGCATCTCAGCCATCATAAATCCCAGCAGAGCAGGGATCCATAAGGCATTCTGGGGGACCAAGGAGATAATCCTGCCCATGTACAAGAGCATCTCCCAGGCAGCAGCGGCCTGCTCAGAGGCAGATGTGATGGTCAACTTTGCCAGCCACCGCTCTGCCTTCGAGACCACAATGGAGGCATTGGCGGAAGATACCATCCGCGTCGTCGCCGTCATCGCTGAGGGGGTGCCGGAGAGGCAGTCCAGAGTGATGGCCGCCACTGCCAGAAAGCTGAATAAGATCGTCATCGGCCCGGCGACAGTGGGAGGAATGGCCGCCGGTGCCTTCCGCATAGGGAACACCGCCGGCACCATCGAGAATATCATCGCCTCCAAGCTCTACCGGCCTGGATGCGTGGGCTTCGTCTCCAAATCCGGCGGCATGCTCAATGAGGCCTTCAATATCATCTCCAGAAACACCGATGGCATCTATGAGGGGGTGGCCATCGGAGGAGATCGCTACCCTGGATCGAATATGCTCGATCATATCCTCCGTTATGAGAAAAATCCGGCCATCAAGATGATCGCCTGCCTGGGCGAGCTGGGCGGGGAGGATGAGTACATGATAATCCAGGCCCTGAAAGACAAGAGGATCACCAAGCCCCTGGTGGCCTGGGTCACCGGCACCTGCTCTCCCTTCCTTCCGGCTAGTGTCCAGTTCGGCCATGCCGGGGCCAAGGCCGACACAGAAAAGGAGACCGCTCAGGCCAAGAACGATGCCTTCCGCCAGGCTGGCGCCTATGTGCCCCGGTCCTTCGATGACTATGGAGATGTGGTTCGCCAGGTCTATGAGATGCTTCTCTCTCAGGGCATTGTGCAGAGGTTTGAGGAGCCTGAGGTGCCCTTCATACCCGCTGACTACAGCAAAGCCCTCGCCTCGGGCGAGATCCGCAAGCCCACCACATTCATCTGTACAATATCCGATGATAGCGGGGAGGAGCTGCTGTATGCCGGAAGGAGGCTGTCCGATGTCCTGGACAGGAGGATGGGGATCGGTGGAGTCATAGGCCTGCTGTGGTTCAAGAAGGAGCTGCCCGATTATGCCGCCAAATTCATCGAGCTGGTCATACAGATCGTAGCCGACCACGGCCCGGCTGTCTCAGGCGCGCATAATGCCATAGTGGCCTCCTGTGCAGGAAAGGATCTGATCTCATCCTTATGCAGTGGCCTTTTGACCATTGGCCCCCGGTTTGGGGGAGCAATCGACGATGCTGCGCGGGAGTTCAAGCGGGCACAGGAGACCGGCCTGGCCCCGGAGCAGTTTGTGAATGAGATGAAGAGGAAGGGGATTAACATCCCTGGCATCGGCCACAAGATAAAGAGCGTCAAGAACCCTGACAAGAGAGTTCAGCTGCTCATAAGCTATGCCCGGGCCCACTTCCCCTCGACTGAGCTGCTGGATTACGCCCTATTGGTCGAAGAGCTCACCACAGCTAAAAAGGGCAACCTGATACTGAATGTCGACGGATGCATCGGCATTCTGTTCATCGATCTGATGAGCTCCTGCGGCGCCTTCAGCAAGGAGGAGATCGATGAGGTGGTGCGCCTGGGATATCTGAACGGGCTGTTCGCCCTGGGCCGCAGCATCGGCCTGATAGGGCATATCCTGGATCAAAAGCGCCTCGGCTCCCGGCTCTACCGCCATCCGGCAGAGGATATAGCCTATATGATGCCCTCTGAGGAGGAGATCCAGTGCAGGCCCTCAGATCGGATCGAAGATCGGCAGAAGGGCGTCTGA
- a CDS encoding ATP citrate lyase citrate-binding domain-containing protein, with amino-acid sequence MAQRGIREYDAKNLLARYLPEYLNDFSYKGNLVLVGPDTDLEELEGANPWLKTTRLVVKPDQLFGKRGRLGLVLLDADWEGAKGYLRENMGLEVTIGGVTGRLSHFLIEPFTPHEDEYYVAISSDYEGDNILFSMAGGISVEENWDRMLSIHVDTLAGIDDLDIGSLLPAELGERRAAIERFIIALWRFYTETGFAYLEINPFTFEGPSIVPLDVVAKLDDAEEYWQRKRWAGLAFPDPFGKTPSKEELFIHQIDSKTGASLKLTILNPEGRIWTMIAGGGASVIYDDTICDLGYACEMANYGEYSGDPNTEETYHYTSTILDLMTRSKHPQGKVLLIGGAIANFTDVAKTFKGVVMALEEYQQKLQEFGVRIYVRRGGPNYEQGLNLMRDLGKRLGVPIKVHGPETHMTRIVSLALEENQ; translated from the coding sequence ATGGCGCAAAGAGGCATCAGGGAATATGACGCAAAGAATCTATTGGCTAGATACCTTCCCGAGTACCTCAATGATTTCTCATATAAAGGGAACCTGGTATTGGTTGGGCCTGATACAGATCTGGAGGAGCTGGAGGGAGCAAATCCCTGGCTGAAGACGACCAGGCTGGTGGTCAAACCGGATCAGCTCTTCGGCAAGAGAGGAAGGCTGGGCCTGGTTCTCCTGGATGCTGACTGGGAGGGAGCAAAGGGGTACCTCAGGGAGAACATGGGCCTGGAGGTTACCATAGGAGGAGTAACCGGGAGGCTATCCCACTTTCTCATCGAGCCCTTCACCCCTCATGAGGATGAGTACTATGTGGCCATCAGCTCGGATTATGAAGGGGACAACATCTTATTCTCAATGGCCGGCGGCATCAGCGTGGAGGAGAACTGGGACAGGATGCTCTCCATCCACGTGGACACCTTGGCAGGGATAGACGATCTGGACATAGGCTCCCTGCTGCCAGCAGAGCTGGGAGAGAGAAGGGCGGCAATAGAGAGGTTCATCATCGCCCTATGGAGGTTTTATACTGAGACCGGATTCGCTTACCTGGAGATCAACCCCTTCACCTTCGAAGGCCCCTCTATCGTCCCCCTGGATGTAGTGGCAAAGCTGGATGATGCAGAGGAGTACTGGCAGAGGAAGAGATGGGCGGGCCTGGCCTTTCCCGACCCCTTCGGAAAGACTCCCTCCAAAGAGGAGCTATTCATCCATCAGATCGACTCCAAGACCGGGGCCTCTTTAAAGCTCACCATCCTCAACCCGGAGGGAAGGATCTGGACGATGATCGCAGGAGGAGGGGCGAGTGTGATTTATGATGATACCATCTGTGACCTTGGATATGCCTGTGAGATGGCCAATTACGGCGAGTACAGTGGAGACCCCAATACCGAGGAGACCTACCACTACACCAGCACCATCCTGGATCTGATGACCAGGAGCAAGCACCCTCAAGGAAAGGTGCTCCTCATCGGCGGGGCTATTGCCAACTTCACTGATGTGGCCAAGACCTTCAAGGGAGTGGTCATGGCCCTGGAGGAGTACCAGCAGAAACTGCAAGAGTTCGGGGTCCGGATCTATGTCCGCCGGGGCGGTCCCAACTATGAGCAGGGCTTAAATCTCATGCGCGATCTGGGCAAGAGGCTTGGAGTTCCCATTAAGGTCCACGGACCGGAGACGCATATGACAAGAATCGTCTCCCTGGCACTGGAGGAGAATCAATGA
- a CDS encoding methyltransferase: MRYHASEIAMVEPADAVLADIEKRYLACPDCPPEPDLDKTRGWRDLPGRIKRCPSCGRAALDAVMLDALHVLHEFGLRDERDTLRSVGSPLLAVGYPLAYPPRLGREGLIIQGQNISQKAAQAMVERISEIRGVILSQGIPGMHKAGEKPQENLLLAGSDLRADVCQSLFGELVIYKHQSKIHIEFSRQNAPKMRIIEQLMLKGGAFRVVDGLCGPGTLGLMCALAGAREVVLNDAWLPAVQDVLLNLKANQELLGIEEIEYPEEASEPVGTAPVLAGRASGAIDIEVYHGDLARLFQRAEPADLCLIDHFPGMDTGEMREACRCCKEVVVL, translated from the coding sequence ATGAGGTACCACGCTTCCGAAATAGCAATGGTCGAGCCTGCAGATGCCGTCTTGGCTGACATAGAGAAGAGGTATCTGGCCTGCCCTGACTGCCCGCCTGAGCCTGATCTGGACAAGACCCGCGGTTGGCGGGATCTTCCTGGGAGGATAAAGAGGTGCCCATCCTGCGGTAGGGCGGCGCTTGATGCTGTAATGCTCGATGCTCTTCATGTTCTGCATGAATTCGGCCTGCGCGACGAGCGGGATACTCTAAGAAGCGTAGGATCGCCGCTGTTAGCTGTGGGCTATCCCCTCGCCTATCCACCCCGCCTGGGGCGGGAGGGGCTGATCATTCAGGGACAGAACATATCACAGAAAGCCGCTCAGGCCATGGTGGAGAGGATCTCGGAGATCAGAGGGGTTATCCTCTCCCAGGGCATTCCTGGGATGCATAAAGCAGGTGAAAAACCCCAGGAGAATCTGCTCTTGGCCGGATCCGATCTCAGAGCGGACGTCTGCCAGAGCCTCTTTGGAGAGCTTGTCATCTACAAGCACCAGTCGAAGATCCATATCGAGTTCTCCAGGCAGAACGCCCCCAAGATGAGGATAATAGAGCAGCTCATGCTGAAGGGAGGGGCTTTCCGGGTGGTGGACGGGCTTTGCGGCCCGGGAACGCTGGGGCTGATGTGCGCCCTGGCCGGGGCGAGAGAAGTGGTCCTGAATGATGCCTGGCTGCCGGCGGTGCAGGACGTCCTCCTCAACCTGAAGGCCAATCAAGAGCTGCTGGGGATAGAGGAGATAGAGTATCCCGAGGAGGCATCTGAGCCAGTGGGGACGGCACCGGTATTGGCGGGCCGTGCCAGCGGTGCCATCGATATAGAGGTCTATCACGGCGATCTGGCCAGGCTCTTCCAGAGGGCAGAGCCTGCTGACCTCTGTCTGATCGATCATTTTCCAGGAATGGATACAGGAGAGATGAGAGAGGCTTGCCGCTGTTGTAAAGAGGTAGTGGTGCTCTAG
- a CDS encoding lysylphosphatidylglycerol synthase transmembrane domain-containing protein, with the protein MKGEIELPTIQAKKSIALIAVGLLAYSLYLYHAGYQDVIESLKSIKLSLFALAALLALLGVLFDALAWRSIVLKFDYKVPIRDIFLIYLSCGFMNNLIPSGSFSGETARIYFLEKLDGGSRIGQSSATVATTRIITAIPFFLGTAIGLAYLDLATNAPPWALAICYSIALVLLVLNGTFFAICFLDDWLERIAFALIKYVEMLFPVRIDKSQCSRILGRFHHSMTLLAEHKKTLFISTFWALAAWLCMTMVAVVVFLSMGVFIPLWAVLAVYSVMIFLQMLPIFLPGGLGVVDIVMSTLFTAIGLPVHTAVSSTLLIRLVQLWMLTSLGGVATAYLVKKINREALIAGAEKRLAKGF; encoded by the coding sequence GTGAAAGGCGAGATAGAGCTTCCTACAATCCAGGCCAAAAAATCAATAGCCTTGATTGCAGTAGGCCTCCTCGCTTACTCTCTTTATCTCTATCATGCCGGCTATCAGGATGTGATAGAGAGCCTGAAAAGCATAAAATTGAGCCTATTTGCTCTGGCCGCACTCCTGGCCCTGCTGGGGGTATTATTTGATGCTCTGGCCTGGAGGTCTATAGTCCTCAAGTTCGACTACAAGGTGCCCATCCGGGATATATTTCTCATCTACCTGTCCTGCGGCTTTATGAACAATCTCATACCCTCGGGCAGCTTCTCCGGGGAGACGGCAAGGATCTACTTCCTGGAGAAGCTCGACGGCGGATCGCGAATCGGCCAGTCCTCGGCCACTGTGGCCACCACCAGGATCATCACCGCCATACCCTTCTTTCTGGGAACAGCCATCGGCCTCGCATACCTGGACCTGGCCACAAATGCTCCCCCCTGGGCTCTGGCCATATGCTATTCCATTGCCCTGGTCCTGCTCGTCCTGAATGGCACATTCTTTGCCATCTGCTTTCTGGACGATTGGCTGGAGAGGATCGCCTTTGCTCTCATCAAGTATGTGGAGATGTTATTTCCCGTCCGTATAGACAAGAGCCAGTGCAGCCGCATTCTGGGCCGGTTTCACCACTCCATGACGCTGCTGGCAGAGCATAAAAAGACCCTCTTCATCAGCACCTTCTGGGCCCTGGCGGCATGGCTATGCATGACCATGGTGGCTGTGGTCGTCTTCCTCTCGATGGGGGTATTCATCCCTCTATGGGCGGTCCTGGCGGTCTATTCTGTCATGATATTCCTGCAGATGCTGCCCATATTCCTGCCCGGCGGCCTGGGGGTGGTGGACATAGTGATGAGCACCCTTTTCACTGCCATCGGCCTGCCCGTGCATACAGCAGTCTCGTCAACCCTCCTCATCCGTCTGGTCCAGTTATGGATGCTGACCTCACTGGGCGGGGTGGCAACTGCTTATCTGGTCAAGAAGATCAACCGGGAGGCCCTGATCGCCGGGGCGGAGAAGAGGTTAGCAAAAGGCTTTTAA
- a CDS encoding DUF5350 domain-containing protein yields the protein MGKTGSVEWVKIKGRKGQVRQVTKAEVTHKKPGPLQKYTASGSRVKKIKRSIKATQIRT from the coding sequence ATGGGAAAGACAGGAAGCGTAGAATGGGTCAAGATCAAGGGCAGAAAGGGCCAGGTCAGGCAGGTAACCAAGGCCGAGGTCACTCATAAGAAGCCCGGTCCGCTGCAGAAATATACCGCCTCTGGTTCCAGAGTGAAGAAGATAAAGAGATCTATCAAAGCCACTCAGATCAGAACATGA
- the thiI gene encoding tRNA uracil 4-sulfurtransferase ThiI yields MISQDVVLVRYGEIALKESWTRQSWERILKSNIAICLHKAGVDHRISGSAGRIFIHSTDVRAAGIATQIFGVVSASSARTVPPNLDDISRAAVQTAENAMAEAVRSGPVACPDSAERSDSVARSDSVIRSDPAIWTFAIRPRRFGVPFSSGEIGRRAGEAVRLATGAAVNLNDPQLEIFIEARREGAYIFTDVVPGLGGLPLGSQGRMLALISGGIDSPVAAWMMMRRGCPVSLLHFDSRPFADSIDQSKRCAEVLAEWSCGRKINFITIPIKRGIEKIQMHHPRATCILCRRLMYRIAAQVMEREEALGLVTGYSLGQVASQTAENILAEQAAIGVPVYHPLIAMDKLEIINLARKIGTYDVTAETKPCTAVPSKPMTRARREEILQAEEELDLVGIARSLAAETTEIGIGDCA; encoded by the coding sequence ATGATTTCCCAGGACGTAGTGCTGGTACGCTACGGGGAAATCGCTCTTAAGGAGAGCTGGACCAGGCAGAGCTGGGAGCGCATCCTGAAGAGCAATATAGCCATCTGTTTGCATAAAGCGGGGGTTGATCACAGGATATCCGGAAGCGCAGGCCGGATATTCATCCATTCCACTGATGTGAGGGCGGCCGGGATTGCCACCCAGATTTTTGGAGTCGTCTCCGCCAGCTCTGCTCGGACTGTTCCCCCCAATCTCGATGATATAAGCCGGGCCGCAGTGCAGACGGCTGAGAACGCTATGGCTGAAGCAGTGCGATCAGGCCCGGTTGCATGCCCAGACTCAGCAGAACGTTCAGACTCAGTAGCACGCTCAGACTCAGTAATACGCTCAGACCCAGCCATATGGACATTTGCCATCCGGCCCCGGCGGTTTGGGGTTCCTTTTTCCAGCGGGGAGATCGGCCGGAGAGCAGGCGAGGCGGTTCGTCTGGCCACTGGTGCTGCTGTCAACCTCAATGATCCTCAGCTGGAGATATTCATTGAGGCGAGGAGAGAGGGGGCCTACATCTTCACCGATGTGGTGCCGGGCCTGGGGGGATTGCCCCTGGGATCGCAGGGCAGGATGCTGGCATTGATCTCCGGGGGCATAGATTCTCCTGTTGCTGCCTGGATGATGATGAGGAGGGGCTGTCCAGTATCACTCCTTCACTTTGACTCCCGACCCTTTGCCGATTCCATAGATCAGTCCAAAAGATGTGCCGAGGTTCTGGCGGAGTGGAGCTGCGGCCGGAAGATCAACTTCATCACCATTCCCATTAAGAGGGGAATTGAGAAGATCCAGATGCATCATCCCCGCGCCACCTGCATCCTCTGCCGGCGTCTGATGTACCGGATAGCGGCCCAGGTTATGGAGAGGGAGGAGGCTCTGGGGCTGGTCACCGGCTATTCCCTGGGCCAGGTGGCAAGCCAGACTGCAGAGAACATCCTGGCAGAGCAGGCAGCAATAGGGGTTCCAGTCTACCATCCTCTGATAGCCATGGACAAGCTGGAGATAATCAATCTGGCCAGAAAGATCGGCACCTATGATGTGACTGCTGAGACGAAGCCCTGCACAGCTGTGCCCAGCAAGCCCATGACCCGGGCCAGGAGGGAGGAGATCCTGCAGGCGGAGGAGGAGCTGGACCTGGTGGGCATCGCCCGATCACTGGCCGCCGAAACGACGGAGATCGGAATTGGGGATTGTGCATGA
- a CDS encoding Em GEA1 (EM1), whose translation MEEKKRREKMEKGKMTVQEAGRKGGMKTAETHGREFYEKIGQKGGQKVKELIEEGKKARRRAEGR comes from the coding sequence TTGGAGGAGAAGAAGAGAAGGGAAAAGATGGAGAAGGGCAAGATGACTGTGCAGGAGGCGGGAAGAAAGGGAGGTATGAAGACCGCCGAGACCCATGGCAGAGAGTTTTACGAGAAGATCGGCCAAAAAGGCGGCCAGAAGGTAAAGGAGCTGATCGAAGAGGGAAAGAAGGCCCGAAGACGGGCAGAAGGAAGGTGA
- a CDS encoding glycoside hydrolase family 15 protein has product MRPLIMGNGRMLICQDERGTIRDIYFPYVGLENHGNSIRAGIYDLDRRIFSWLEDWDIDQHYKTDFPESFFADRHSDRMPPKGYTSRASSIGETAFHNADLDIRVLIYDAVHPSIPFLYRTVKVENLSPLSRNLRLFSNQNYMILENKIGETAVIDGDVLVHYKRDRYFIHGSRPVFDQFATGTAEWKGLQGTWRDMEEDGALSGNVVVQGSVDSTLAWTISGLLPHQPRRVDFWIAIAKGYASAIRIHKRILNTGEDSICRQSFNFWRSFIERISLLPECKEMGQLPENVKNIFYRSLLATVAHMDVNGSVIASCDSEIKQFGADLYTYCWPRDAAWACLALDRIRYHNLSAEVYGFLSRILTDRGYFLHKYTPAGDFGSTWHPVPMIQIDESGLPLYALYQNWLISRDVWTTGRYFSSLIAPAADYLASTLDRKTGLPRPSYDLWEERKAVNIYSACSVYAGLNGACRLARLLGNDDEAGYWSEAAAVVKGAIPGLYDESLGRFRRSPSDPSLDSSLFAVWYMGVLPPDDSRVANSMRAIERELLTPSGGVARYTGDSYQGHMNAWIICTLWLAQWHIAMGDLSRGLELICWCADHVAITGLLPEQVGYDGAPRSVLPLMWSHCAFVLAVMDYLDALAQERMSGHGEASI; this is encoded by the coding sequence ATGAGACCGCTGATCATGGGCAACGGTCGGATGCTGATCTGCCAGGATGAGAGAGGCACAATAAGGGATATCTACTTTCCCTATGTGGGCCTGGAGAATCATGGCAACTCCATCCGGGCTGGAATCTACGATCTGGATCGGCGGATATTCAGCTGGCTTGAGGATTGGGATATCGATCAGCACTATAAGACTGACTTTCCAGAGAGCTTTTTTGCTGATCGGCATTCAGATAGGATGCCTCCCAAGGGATATACCTCTCGGGCTTCAAGTATAGGGGAGACAGCATTCCATAATGCCGATCTGGATATCAGGGTTCTGATCTATGATGCTGTGCATCCATCCATACCATTCCTTTATCGGACTGTAAAGGTCGAGAACCTCTCACCTCTTTCCCGGAATCTGAGGCTGTTTTCCAATCAGAACTATATGATCCTGGAGAATAAGATCGGGGAGACTGCAGTCATCGATGGAGATGTACTCGTTCATTATAAGAGGGATCGATACTTCATCCACGGCAGCCGTCCTGTGTTTGATCAGTTTGCAACTGGAACTGCAGAATGGAAGGGGCTGCAGGGCACCTGGAGGGATATGGAGGAGGATGGCGCTCTGAGCGGCAACGTGGTTGTTCAGGGCTCGGTTGACTCCACACTGGCCTGGACGATCTCCGGGCTGCTGCCCCATCAGCCAAGAAGAGTAGATTTTTGGATAGCCATAGCAAAGGGCTATGCCAGTGCAATCCGCATTCACAAGCGGATTTTGAATACAGGAGAAGATAGCATCTGCCGGCAGAGCTTCAACTTCTGGCGGTCCTTCATCGAGCGCATATCGCTCCTTCCAGAATGCAAAGAGATGGGCCAGCTTCCAGAGAATGTGAAAAACATCTTTTATCGCAGCCTGCTGGCTACTGTGGCCCATATGGATGTGAACGGTTCAGTGATCGCCTCCTGCGACTCGGAGATAAAACAGTTTGGAGCAGACCTGTATACCTATTGCTGGCCTCGTGATGCCGCCTGGGCATGTCTGGCACTGGATAGGATCAGATACCATAACCTGAGCGCAGAGGTCTATGGATTCCTCTCAAGGATCCTGACTGATAGGGGATACTTTCTTCATAAGTATACCCCTGCCGGTGACTTCGGGAGCACGTGGCATCCAGTGCCGATGATTCAGATCGACGAGAGCGGCCTGCCCCTTTATGCCCTCTATCAGAACTGGCTGATCTCCAGGGATGTATGGACGACAGGGAGATACTTCTCCTCCCTGATAGCTCCTGCAGCCGATTATCTTGCCAGCACTCTGGACCGGAAGACGGGATTGCCCAGGCCCAGCTATGACCTTTGGGAGGAGAGAAAGGCGGTGAACATCTACAGTGCCTGCTCAGTTTATGCCGGCTTGAATGGAGCATGCCGGCTGGCAAGGCTGCTGGGCAATGATGATGAGGCAGGATATTGGTCAGAAGCAGCAGCGGTGGTGAAAGGGGCAATACCAGGGCTGTACGATGAGAGCCTGGGCCGGTTCAGGCGTTCTCCCTCCGATCCCAGCCTCGATTCATCATTATTTGCTGTCTGGTATATGGGAGTTCTTCCTCCCGATGACAGCCGGGTGGCAAACAGCATGCGGGCAATAGAAAGAGAGCTATTGACCCCCTCGGGAGGGGTGGCCCGCTATACCGGCGACAGCTATCAGGGGCATATGAATGCCTGGATCATATGCACACTGTGGCTGGCTCAGTGGCATATCGCAATGGGAGACCTGTCCCGGGGCTTGGAGCTCATCTGCTGGTGTGCTGACCATGTTGCAATTACCGGCCTCTTGCCCGAGCAGGTGGGGTATGATGGCGCTCCCAGATCGGTTCTTCCCTTGATGTGGTCTCACTGTGCCTTTGTCCTGGCGGTGATGGATTACCTGGACGCCCTGGCACAAGAGAGAATGAGCGGCCATGGAGAAGCCTCTATATAA